The following proteins are encoded in a genomic region of Glycine max cultivar Williams 82 chromosome 18, Glycine_max_v4.0, whole genome shotgun sequence:
- the LOC100780055 gene encoding WPP domain-interacting tail-anchored protein 1 isoform X2 has protein sequence MDTQSGEDTVDIDLGGVSSSGEAIGDLGDDIVTVLTGLELNVACFSEKVANFSNFVMHLETLGFELEGLDLEKEDNDVDNMDCVGKFLEFDLLCGVLGSEIVELDRFLDTLHAEIADSGERVASCKTWQDKLVDSEQCLRQSEMQFSEIKKQSASFERTLSSYKRGGNDNVEEGEIILEDDESLNVSTVINMQTPEQQRHVLRMLEKSLANEIDLEKNFIDSRQIEEKLKQKMVSLEQELILMEEEATDACERWLEADNASEILTGISKQLLGRLQISQFNLNGLSQRESELRTKLETCIEQLKEKDVVSDKIEQLNDKLILANSQVVALSVEVCSLEKQLKESECQVLNVKASADEYQKQYNILCSEVRDMEEVIVELKENVSNAESRANTAESLCKLLTETNDELNKQLALLKDGGGKSERVESLERQLRESDLQLQQAVASAEASQEKQSMLYSTIKDMEHVIKDLKSKVSKAESRADSAEEKCIILSESNSDLNEELNFSRSRLECLEGSLHQVEEAKVASAKDIGKQTKVFKNLVMQLAVERERLNKQLSSLASENKILVVKLKQTNKHPSQEVTVTFATDHEDYLDYSWLLGYL, from the exons ATGGACACCCAAAGTGGTGAAGACACTGTTGATATTGATCTTGGAGGTGTTTCATCCAGTGGAGAAGCGATTGGGGATCTGGGTGATGACATTGTCACAGTGCTCACTGGGCTGGAATTGAATGTTGCATGTTTCTCTGAGAAAGTTGCAAACTTTAGCAATTTTGTGATGCACTTGGAAACTCTTGGGTTTGAATTGGAGGGCTTGGATCTGGAGAAAGAAGACAATGATGTGGACAACATGGATTGTGTTGGGAAGTTTCTGGAGTTTGATCTGTTGTGTGGGGTGTTGGGTTCTGAGATTGTGGAATTGGATAGGTTCCTGGACACCCTtcatgctgaaattgctgattcTGGGGAGAGGGTGGCCTCTTGCAAGACTTGGCAAGACAAGTTGGTTGATTCTGAGCAATGTTTGAGGCAGTCTGAGATGCAGTTTTCAGAGATTAAGAAACAGTCTGCTAGTTTTGAGAGGACTCTGTCTTCTTATAAGAGGGGAGGAAATG ATAATGTTGAAGAGGGTGAGATCATCTTAGAGGATGATGAATCTTTAAATGTAAGCACAGTGATAAACATGCAAACACCTGAGCAACAAAGACATGTTCTGAGGATGCTAGAGAAATCTTTAGCAAATGAAATAGATCTTGAGAAGAATTTCATCGACTCAAGGCAAATTGAAGAAAAGCTAAAACAAAAGATGGTTTCTTTAGAACAAGAGCTAATTCTCATGGAGGAAGAAGCAACTGATGCTTGTGAGAGATGGCTTGAGGCAGATAATGCAAGTGAGATACTGACGGGAATTTCAAAACAACTGTTGGGTAGACTTCAGATTTCCCAGTTCAATTTGAATGGTTTAAGTCAGCGTGAATCTGAACTCAGAACTAAGCTTGAAACTTGTATAGAACAATTGAAAGAGAAGGATGTTGTTTCGGACAAGATTGAACAATTGAATGATAAACTAATTCTTGCCAATTCTCAGGTTGTTGCTTTAAGCGTCGAGGTGTGTTCACTTGAGAAGCAGCTAAAAGAATCTGAATGCCAGGTACTGAATGTGAAGGCTTCTGCTGATGAATATCAGAAACAGTATAATATTCTGTGTTCTGAAGTGAGAGACATGGAAGAAGTTATTGTtgaattgaaagaaaatgtaTCTAATGCGGAAAGTCGGGCTAATACTGCAGAATCTCTGTGTAAGTTATTGACAGAGACTAACGATGAACTCAACAAGCAGTTGGCTCTTTTGAAAGATGGTGGTGGCAAATCTGAGAGGGTAGAGTCACTTGAGAGGCAGCTAAGGGAATCCGATTTACAGCTGCAGCAAGCAGTAGCATCTGCTGAAGCTAGTCAAGAGAAGCAAAGTATGTTGTATTCCACAATTAAAGATATGGAGCATGTGATAAAGGATCTTAAGTCAAAGGTTTCTAAAGCTGAGAGTCGGGCTGACAGTGCAGAGGAGAAATGCATCATATTATCTGAATCTAATAGTGATTTAAACGAGGAATTAAACTTCTCGAGGAGTAGATTGGAATGCTTGGAGGGATCACTACACCAAGTGGAGGAAGCCAAAGTGGCATCTGCAAAAGATATCGGAAAGCAGACCAAAGTATTCAAAAATTTGGTGATGCAGCTGGCTGTTGAGAGAGAGCGTCTTAATAAGCAG CTGTCCTCCTTAGCAAGTGAGAACAAAATATTGGTAGTGAAGCTAAAGCAGACAAATAAGCATCCTTCTCAAGAAGTTACTGTGACTTTTGCTACTGACCATGAG GATTATCTTGATTATAGTTGGCTACTTGGGTacttataa
- the LOC100780055 gene encoding WPP domain-interacting tail-anchored protein 1 isoform X1, with translation MDTQSGEDTVDIDLGGVSSSGEAIGDLGDDIVTVLTGLELNVACFSEKVANFSNFVMHLETLGFELEGLDLEKEDNDVDNMDCVGKFLEFDLLCGVLGSEIVELDRFLDTLHAEIADSGERVASCKTWQDKLVDSEQCLRQSEMQFSEIKKQSASFERTLSSYKRGGNDNVEEGEIILEDDESLNVSTVINMQTPEQQRHVLRMLEKSLANEIDLEKNFIDSRQIEEKLKQKMVSLEQELILMEEEATDACERWLEADNASEILTGISKQLLGRLQISQFNLNGLSQRESELRTKLETCIEQLKEKDVVSDKIEQLNDKLILANSQVVALSVEVCSLEKQLKESECQVLNVKASADEYQKQYNILCSEVRDMEEVIVELKENVSNAESRANTAESLCKLLTETNDELNKQLALLKDGGGKSERVESLERQLRESDLQLQQAVASAEASQEKQSMLYSTIKDMEHVIKDLKSKVSKAESRADSAEEKCIILSESNSDLNEELNFSRSRLECLEGSLHQVEEAKVASAKDIGKQTKVFKNLVMQLAVERERLNKQLSSLASENKILVVKLKQTNKHPSQEVTVTFATDHEVDRTWKNSSTNDNEVKFTDTMPDAGTVRRIDAGVLNFKHLFMLSVLVLLFSAVTYLNVDANL, from the exons ATGGACACCCAAAGTGGTGAAGACACTGTTGATATTGATCTTGGAGGTGTTTCATCCAGTGGAGAAGCGATTGGGGATCTGGGTGATGACATTGTCACAGTGCTCACTGGGCTGGAATTGAATGTTGCATGTTTCTCTGAGAAAGTTGCAAACTTTAGCAATTTTGTGATGCACTTGGAAACTCTTGGGTTTGAATTGGAGGGCTTGGATCTGGAGAAAGAAGACAATGATGTGGACAACATGGATTGTGTTGGGAAGTTTCTGGAGTTTGATCTGTTGTGTGGGGTGTTGGGTTCTGAGATTGTGGAATTGGATAGGTTCCTGGACACCCTtcatgctgaaattgctgattcTGGGGAGAGGGTGGCCTCTTGCAAGACTTGGCAAGACAAGTTGGTTGATTCTGAGCAATGTTTGAGGCAGTCTGAGATGCAGTTTTCAGAGATTAAGAAACAGTCTGCTAGTTTTGAGAGGACTCTGTCTTCTTATAAGAGGGGAGGAAATG ATAATGTTGAAGAGGGTGAGATCATCTTAGAGGATGATGAATCTTTAAATGTAAGCACAGTGATAAACATGCAAACACCTGAGCAACAAAGACATGTTCTGAGGATGCTAGAGAAATCTTTAGCAAATGAAATAGATCTTGAGAAGAATTTCATCGACTCAAGGCAAATTGAAGAAAAGCTAAAACAAAAGATGGTTTCTTTAGAACAAGAGCTAATTCTCATGGAGGAAGAAGCAACTGATGCTTGTGAGAGATGGCTTGAGGCAGATAATGCAAGTGAGATACTGACGGGAATTTCAAAACAACTGTTGGGTAGACTTCAGATTTCCCAGTTCAATTTGAATGGTTTAAGTCAGCGTGAATCTGAACTCAGAACTAAGCTTGAAACTTGTATAGAACAATTGAAAGAGAAGGATGTTGTTTCGGACAAGATTGAACAATTGAATGATAAACTAATTCTTGCCAATTCTCAGGTTGTTGCTTTAAGCGTCGAGGTGTGTTCACTTGAGAAGCAGCTAAAAGAATCTGAATGCCAGGTACTGAATGTGAAGGCTTCTGCTGATGAATATCAGAAACAGTATAATATTCTGTGTTCTGAAGTGAGAGACATGGAAGAAGTTATTGTtgaattgaaagaaaatgtaTCTAATGCGGAAAGTCGGGCTAATACTGCAGAATCTCTGTGTAAGTTATTGACAGAGACTAACGATGAACTCAACAAGCAGTTGGCTCTTTTGAAAGATGGTGGTGGCAAATCTGAGAGGGTAGAGTCACTTGAGAGGCAGCTAAGGGAATCCGATTTACAGCTGCAGCAAGCAGTAGCATCTGCTGAAGCTAGTCAAGAGAAGCAAAGTATGTTGTATTCCACAATTAAAGATATGGAGCATGTGATAAAGGATCTTAAGTCAAAGGTTTCTAAAGCTGAGAGTCGGGCTGACAGTGCAGAGGAGAAATGCATCATATTATCTGAATCTAATAGTGATTTAAACGAGGAATTAAACTTCTCGAGGAGTAGATTGGAATGCTTGGAGGGATCACTACACCAAGTGGAGGAAGCCAAAGTGGCATCTGCAAAAGATATCGGAAAGCAGACCAAAGTATTCAAAAATTTGGTGATGCAGCTGGCTGTTGAGAGAGAGCGTCTTAATAAGCAG CTGTCCTCCTTAGCAAGTGAGAACAAAATATTGGTAGTGAAGCTAAAGCAGACAAATAAGCATCCTTCTCAAGAAGTTACTGTGACTTTTGCTACTGACCATGAG GTGGACAGAACTTGGAAAAATTCATCTACAAATGATAATGAAGTAAAGTTTACAGATACTATGCCAGATGCTGGTACTGTGAGGAGAATAGATGCAGGAGTTCTTAATTTTAAGCATTTATTCATGTTATCAGTGCTTGTCTTACTGTTTTCAGCCGTGACTTATCTGAATGTCGATGCCAATCTTTGA
- the LOC100780582 gene encoding pentatricopeptide repeat-containing protein At3g02330, mitochondrial: MNPTKKLTFSHILQKCSNLKALNPGKQVHTQMIVTGFVPTIYVANCLLQFYCKSSKMNYAFKVFDRMPQRDVISWNTLIFGYAGIGNMGFAQSLFDSMPERDVVSWNSLLSCYLHNGVNRKSIEIFVRMRSLKIPHDYATFAVILKACSGIEDYGLGLQVHCLAIQMGFENDVVTGSALVDMYSKCKKLDDAFRVFREMPERNLVCWSAVIAGYVQNDRFIEGLKLFKDMLKVGMGVSQSTYASVFRSCAGLSAFKLGTQLHGHALKSDFAYDSIIGTATLDMYAKCERMFDAWKVFNTLPNPPRQSYNAIIVGYARQDQGLKALDIFQSLQRNNLGFDEISLSGALTACSVIKRHLEGIQLHGLAVKCGLGFNICVANTILDMYGKCGALMEACLIFEEMERRDAVSWNAIIAAHEQNEEIVKTLSLFVSMLRSTMEPDDFTYGSVVKACAGQQALNYGTEIHGRIIKSGMGLDWFVGSALVDMYGKCGMLMEAEKIHARLEEKTTVSWNSIISGFSSQKQSENAQRYFSQMLEMGIIPDNYTYATVLDVCANMATIELGKQIHAQILKLQLHSDVYIASTLVDMYSKCGNMQDSRLMFEKAPKRDYVTWSAMICAYAYHGLGEKAINLFEEMQLLNVKPNHTIFISVLRACAHMGYVDKGLHYFQKMLSHYGLDPQMEHYSCMVDLLGRSGQVNEALKLIESMPFEADDVIWRTLLSNCKMQGNVEVAEKAFNSLLQLDPQDSSAYVLLANVYAIVGMWGEVAKMRSIMKNCKLKKEPGCSWIEVRDEVHTFLVGDKAHPRSEEIYEQTHLLVDEMKWAGYVPDIDFMLDEEMEEQDPYEGLKTTVCSER, from the coding sequence ATGAACCCCACCAAGAAATTAACATTTTCCCACATTCTCCAAAAATGTTCCAACCTTAAAGCTCTGAATCCTGGCAAACAAGTCCATACCCAGATGATTGTGACTGGTTTTGTGCCCACCATCTATGTTGCCAACTGCTTACTTCAATTTTATTGCAAAAGTTCCAAAATGAACTATGCATTCAAGGTGTTTGACAGAATGCCACAAAGGGATGTAATCTCATGGAATACTTTGATATTTGGGTATGCTGGGATTGGGAACATGGGGTTTGCACAGTCTTTGTTTGACTCAATGCCTGAGAGAGACGTTGTTTCCTGGAATTCTTTGCTCTCTTGTTACTTACATAACGGTGTCAATCGAAAgtcaattgaaatttttgtcAGGATGAGATCACTGAAAATCCCACATGACTATGCTACATTTGCCGTTATTCTGAAAGCTTGTTCGGGTATTGAAGACTATGGTTTAGGGCTTCAGGTGCACTGCCTTGCAATTCAGATGGGTTTTGAGAATGATGTGGTGACAGGCAGTGCTCTAGTAGATATGTACTCAAAATGTAAGAAACTAGATGATGCCTTTAGGGTTTTCCGGGAAATGCCTGAGAGAAATTTGGTATGCTGGAGTGCTGTAATTGCAGGCTATGTTCAGAATGACCGGTTTATTGAGGGATTAAAATTGTTTAAGGATATGCTGAAAGTGGGTATGGGGGTGAGTCAATCTACCTATGCTAGTGTATTCAGGTCTTGTGCTGGATTATCTGCATTTAAATTGGGCACACAGTTGCATGGTCACGCTCTAAAGTCTGATTTTGCATATGACAGTATAATTGGAACTGCCACATTGGACATGTATGCAAAATGTGAGAGAATGTTTGATGCCTGGAAGGTATTTAACACATTGCCTAATCCCCCTCGGCAATCTTATAATGCCATTATTGTTGGATATGCTCGCCAAGATCAAGGTCTTAAAGCTTTAGATATTTTTCAGTCTTTACAGAGGAATAATCTTGGCTTTGACGAAATTAGTTTGTCTGGTGCTTTGACTGCTTGTTCAGTGATCAAACGCCATTTGGAGGGGATCCAGCTACATGGACTAGCTGTCAAATGCGGTTTAGGGTTTAATATTTGTGTTGCAAATACAATTTTAGACATGTATGGAAAATGTGGAGCTCTGATGGAAGCTTGTTTAATATTTGAGGAGATGGAAAGAAGGGATGCTGTGTCTTGGAATGCGATCATAGCAGCTCATGAGCAAAATGAAGAAATAGTGAAAACACTTTCACTCTTTGTTTCAATGTTGCGATCAACAATGGAACCTGATGATTTTACTTATGGCAGTGTTGTAAAGGCATGTGCTGGTCAACAAGCCTTAAACTATGGTACGGAGATCCACGGAAGAATTATTAAGTCTGGGATGGGGCTAGACTGGTTTGTTGGCAGTGCCCTTGTAGATATGTATGGCAAGTGTGGGATGCTAATGGAGGCAGAAAAGATCCATGCCAGACTGGAAGAGAAAACAACTGTTTCCTGGAATTCAATCATTTCGGGATTCTCATCACAAAAGCAAAGTGAAAATGCTCAGAGGTATTTTTCGCAGATGCTGGAAATGGGCATAATACCTGACAACTACACATATGCTACAGTTCTTGATGTTTGTGCAAATATGGCTACCATAGAACTTGGAAAGCAGATTCAtgctcaaattttaaagctacAGCTGCATTCAGATGTGTATATTGCCAGCACACTTGTAGATATGTATTCAAAGTGTGGAAATATGCAGGATTCCAGGCTAATGTTTGAGAAGGCACCAAAGCGGGATTATGTGACTTGGAGTGCCATGATTTGTGCATATGCATACCATGGTCTTGGAGAAAAAGCCATTAATTTATTTGAGGAGATGCAGCTTTTAAATGTGAAACCAAATCATACAATTTTTATTTCAGTCCTCAGAGCTTGTGCACATATGGGTTATGTGGACAAAGGGCTCCATTACTTCCAGAAAATGCTAAGTCACTATGGTTTAGATCCCCAAATGGAGCATTATTCGTGTATGGTAGATCTATTAGGGAGGTCAGGCCAAGTAAATGAAGCTTTGAAGCTTATTGAAAGCATGCCTTTTGAAGCTGATGATGTAATATGGAGAACTTTGCTCAGTAATTGCAAGATGCAAGGGAATGTAGAAGTTGCAGAAAAGGCATTCAATTCTTTATTGCAGTTGGACCCTCAAGATTCTTCTGCTTACGTTCTTTTAGCAAACGTATATGCTATCGTAGGGATGTGGGGTGAGGTCGCAAAAATGAGAAGTATAATGAAGAACTGTAAGTTAAAGAAGGAGCCAGGTTGTAGCTGGATTGAGGTCAGAGATGAGGTACACACATTTCTTGTTGGAGACAAGGCACATCCAAGATCTGAAGAGATATATGAGCAAACTCATTTGCTTGTGGATGAGATGAAGTGGGCTGGATATGTTCCAGATATTGATTTCATGCTTGATGAGGAGATGGAAGAACAAGATCCATATGAGGGGCTCAAAACTACCGTTTGTAGTGAGAGGTAA